A single region of the bacterium genome encodes:
- the phoU gene encoding phosphate signaling complex protein PhoU has translation MSSAVTIKTGREVDNLRRLALRMGGLAEGILDKSLRAVWNRDGTLADQVAGDDLEIDRIDVEIDAAVLSVLALRAPVASDLRQTLAIKTMATDLERIGDLARNIASSARRLSERQPISPPTLLRELADDSRRSLSRALQAFADLDGDLARTVLGEDDDIDAIEGRVIRESIERIQAQPGASRQEIDLIFIAKNLERVADHATNIAEEVILAAESVNLKHAEKLAP, from the coding sequence ATGTCCAGTGCAGTCACGATCAAGACGGGCCGCGAGGTCGACAACCTCCGCCGGCTCGCACTCCGCATGGGTGGACTCGCCGAGGGCATCCTCGACAAGAGCCTCCGCGCGGTCTGGAACCGGGACGGCACCCTCGCCGACCAGGTCGCGGGGGACGATCTCGAGATCGATCGGATCGACGTCGAGATCGACGCCGCGGTCCTGAGCGTCCTCGCCTTGCGGGCCCCGGTGGCCTCCGACCTGCGGCAGACACTCGCGATCAAGACCATGGCGACGGACCTCGAGCGGATCGGGGACCTCGCGCGCAACATCGCGAGCTCCGCTCGCCGCCTCTCCGAGCGGCAGCCGATCAGCCCGCCGACCCTGCTCCGCGAGCTCGCCGACGACAGCCGGCGTTCGCTGAGCCGTGCACTCCAGGCCTTCGCGGACCTCGACGGCGACCTCGCACGAACGGTGCTCGGAGAAGACGACGACATCGACGCGATCGAGGGCCGCGTGATCCGCGAATCGATCGAGCGGATCCAGGCGCAACCCGGTGCATCCCGACAGGAGATCGACCTGATCTTCATCGCCAAGAACCTCGAGCGCGTGGCGGACCATGCGACCAACATCGCCGAAGAGGTCATCCTCGCGGCGGAGTCGGTCAACCTGAAGCACGCGGAGAAGCTGGCGCCCTAG
- the ettA gene encoding energy-dependent translational throttle protein EttA yields MKGLNPGQPILIAKDLGRRFGDRQILKGASFSLMPGDRVGVLGVNGVGKSTLMKILAGRDAEYEGDFHIAKGATVGYVSQEPELDFDKSVRENVEEAVGEVRGLLQRYDEILKAWEDPAVMEDQERMDKLLEEQGDVQGQLEAMDAMDPAALDARIEAAMDALRLPPGDRDIASLSGGERRRVSLCKELLAQPDVLILDEPTNHLDADTVAWLENFLAGYSGTYALVTHDRYFLDRVANRMLEVFHGEIRSYDGNYSDFLEAKEKQQEIQDRTDANLLKAVARELEWIRSTPAARRTKSKARIAAYDDLVEKASRIQPAEELDLRIPFGPRLGSKVVSMRGVKKSFADKVLLDGFDFDMPPGAIVGITGANGLGKTTLVNMIVGREAPDEGKIEIGETTNFCYVDQTRQTLRDDLTVYDEVADGSDVIEYGDKTLSVRHYLARFLFSGSIQQTEVGRLSGGERNRLQLAKMLRKPSNFIILDEPTNDLDLMTLRVLEDAISAYPGCAIVITHDRFFLDRVATHILGFEGDAEVEFCSGSWDFYVEQREKRWAEKGGAKSQSFKHRKIGL; encoded by the coding sequence ATGAAGGGACTCAATCCCGGTCAGCCCATCCTGATCGCCAAGGATCTGGGACGCCGCTTCGGCGATCGCCAGATCCTGAAGGGCGCCTCGTTCAGTCTGATGCCCGGCGATCGCGTCGGTGTCCTGGGCGTGAACGGCGTCGGCAAGTCCACGCTGATGAAGATCCTCGCGGGCCGCGATGCCGAGTACGAAGGTGACTTCCACATCGCCAAGGGCGCGACCGTCGGGTACGTCTCGCAGGAGCCCGAGCTCGACTTCGACAAGTCCGTGCGCGAGAACGTCGAAGAGGCCGTCGGTGAGGTCCGCGGCCTGCTCCAGCGCTACGACGAGATCCTGAAGGCCTGGGAAGACCCGGCGGTGATGGAGGACCAGGAGCGGATGGACAAGCTCCTCGAGGAGCAGGGCGATGTCCAGGGGCAGCTCGAGGCGATGGACGCGATGGATCCCGCGGCCCTCGACGCGCGGATCGAGGCCGCCATGGACGCGCTCCGGCTCCCGCCCGGCGACCGGGACATCGCGTCGCTCTCCGGCGGCGAGCGTCGCCGGGTGTCGCTCTGCAAGGAGCTCCTCGCGCAGCCCGACGTGCTGATCCTGGACGAGCCCACCAACCATCTGGACGCGGATACCGTCGCCTGGCTCGAGAACTTCCTGGCCGGCTACTCCGGCACCTACGCGCTCGTGACGCATGATCGCTACTTCCTCGACCGGGTGGCGAACCGGATGCTCGAGGTGTTTCACGGCGAGATCCGGTCCTACGACGGGAACTACTCCGATTTCCTCGAGGCGAAGGAGAAGCAGCAGGAGATCCAGGACCGGACCGACGCGAACCTGCTGAAGGCGGTCGCCCGGGAGCTCGAGTGGATCCGCTCGACGCCCGCCGCACGGCGCACCAAGTCGAAGGCACGGATCGCGGCCTACGACGACCTCGTCGAGAAGGCCAGCCGGATCCAGCCCGCGGAAGAGCTCGACCTGCGGATCCCCTTCGGCCCGCGCCTCGGGAGCAAGGTCGTCTCGATGCGCGGAGTGAAGAAGTCCTTCGCAGACAAGGTGCTCCTCGACGGCTTCGACTTCGACATGCCTCCGGGTGCGATCGTCGGCATCACCGGCGCGAACGGCCTCGGCAAGACGACCCTCGTCAACATGATCGTCGGTCGCGAAGCGCCGGACGAGGGCAAGATCGAGATCGGGGAGACGACGAACTTCTGCTACGTGGACCAGACGCGGCAGACGCTCCGGGACGACCTCACGGTGTACGACGAGGTCGCCGATGGCTCCGACGTGATCGAGTACGGCGACAAGACGCTGTCGGTCCGACACTATCTCGCCCGGTTCCTCTTCAGCGGCTCGATCCAGCAGACCGAGGTGGGGCGCCTCTCGGGCGGGGAGCGCAATCGGCTCCAGCTGGCGAAGATGCTCCGCAAGCCGTCGAACTTCATCATCCTCGACGAGCCGACGAACGACCTCGACCTGATGACGCTCCGTGTGCTCGAGGACGCGATCTCCGCCTACCCGGGCTGCGCGATCGTGATCACCCATGACCGCTTCTTCCTCGACCGCGTGGCGACCCACATCCTGGGCTTCGAAGGCGACGCCGAGGTCGAGTTCTGCAGCGGCTCCTGGGACTTCTACGTGGAGCAGCGCGAGAAGCGCTGGGCCGAGAAGGGCGGCGCGAAGAGCCAGAGCTTCAAGCACCGCAAGATCGGTCTCTAG
- a CDS encoding ATP-binding protein gives MKRLYWKIFALAASVSTCLALAAVAIAPPGAFAGVAFLKLAGLGLAGSLLVSWLVGRMSLDPLDQVRALAAGLATGRRDQRLLWSYGDERDETAISLNRTADRLVREIDEAHREAQQLQAVLSAMVEGVLVLDVQDRIVLVNPGFRELFRTWGPVRDRTLIEVIRQPEVHDLLADAKTTRDAVIRDLPLRGAGDRTILAHAIRFPAEGPPAGTLAVFQDVTEVRRVDKVRRDFIANASHELRTPLTSIQGFAETLASGGLGPEDADRCLETILRNVGRMRDLIDDLMELSRIENQASVAELTRVDVVRLTRELLVDLGKRLSSAELEAELVTRSAPDAWCDRSALEHVLENLLTNAIRYTDAGGRIRILIEPKAELLEVTVEDTGIGIPEKSLGRIFERFYRVDASRTRAVGSTGLGLAIVRHLVQAMGGTIRVESELGVGSRFIFTIPRAREDAETGA, from the coding sequence GTGAAGCGACTCTACTGGAAGATCTTCGCCCTCGCGGCGAGCGTCTCGACCTGTCTCGCGCTGGCGGCGGTCGCGATCGCACCGCCCGGCGCCTTCGCCGGCGTCGCCTTCCTGAAGCTCGCGGGACTGGGCCTCGCCGGCAGTCTCCTCGTCTCTTGGCTCGTCGGACGGATGAGTCTCGACCCGCTCGATCAGGTCCGTGCGCTCGCCGCCGGGCTCGCGACCGGGCGGCGCGACCAACGCCTGCTCTGGTCCTACGGCGACGAACGGGACGAGACCGCGATCTCCCTCAACCGGACCGCCGACCGCCTCGTGCGGGAGATCGACGAAGCCCACCGCGAGGCCCAGCAGCTCCAGGCCGTGCTCTCGGCCATGGTGGAGGGCGTGCTCGTGCTCGACGTGCAGGATCGGATCGTGCTCGTGAATCCGGGCTTTCGCGAGCTCTTCCGAACCTGGGGGCCGGTTCGCGACCGGACCCTGATCGAGGTGATCCGACAGCCGGAGGTCCACGACCTGCTGGCGGATGCGAAGACCACGCGGGATGCGGTGATCCGCGATCTGCCGCTCCGCGGCGCCGGGGATCGAACGATCCTGGCCCATGCGATCCGCTTCCCCGCCGAGGGCCCCCCGGCCGGAACCCTCGCCGTCTTCCAGGACGTGACCGAGGTCCGTCGGGTCGACAAGGTCCGTCGCGACTTCATCGCCAATGCGAGTCACGAGCTCCGCACACCCCTCACGTCGATCCAGGGCTTCGCCGAGACTCTGGCCTCCGGCGGACTCGGTCCGGAAGACGCGGATCGCTGTCTCGAGACGATCCTCCGCAACGTCGGCCGCATGCGCGACCTGATCGACGACCTGATGGAGCTCTCGCGGATCGAGAACCAAGCGAGCGTCGCCGAGCTGACGCGCGTCGACGTCGTGCGCCTCACGCGCGAACTCCTGGTCGATCTCGGCAAGCGGCTTTCGAGCGCCGAGCTCGAGGCCGAGCTCGTCACGCGAAGCGCCCCGGACGCCTGGTGCGATCGGAGCGCGCTCGAACACGTGCTCGAGAACCTGCTGACCAACGCCATTCGCTACACGGACGCAGGCGGCCGGATCCGGATCCTGATCGAACCGAAGGCCGAGCTCCTCGAGGTGACCGTCGAGGACACCGGAATCGGCATCCCCGAGAAGAGCCTGGGCCGGATCTTCGAGCGCTTCTATCGCGTCGACGCTTCGCGTACCCGCGCGGTCGGTTCGACCGGCCTCGGCCTCGCGATCGTGCGCCACCTGGTCCAGGCCATGGGCGGTACGATTCGCGTCGAGAGCGAGCTCGGCGTCGGCTCGCGATTCATCTTCACCATCCCCCGCGCCCGGGAAGACGCAGAGACCGGCGCCTGA
- the clpB gene encoding ATP-dependent chaperone ClpB gives MRFDKLTIKSQEALQEAQSQCGARGHQTLEPTHLLVALLAQPEGSTIPVLQKLGVSLDAVAAEAERTLEQQPKVTGGAQPQMGPAASRILQAAFDEADAMQDEYVSTEHLLLAMAKDEQDAVGRTLRGAGATGDGILQALQSIRGGAKITDPDPESKYQSLEKFGTDLTDQARTGKLDPVIGRDEEIRRVVQVLSRRSKNNPVLIGEPGVGKTAIAEGLALRVIAGDVPETLKDRRVVSLDIGSLIAGAKYRGEFEDRLKAVLREVEEAAGQVILFIDELHTIVGAGNAEGSADAANMLKPALARGELRCIGATTLDEYRKYVEGDAALARRFQPVFVGEPSVEDTISILRGLKERYEVHHGVRIQDAALVAASTLSHRYITDRFLPDKAIDLVDEAASRVRVQVDSMPEELDQLERKRTQLEIEREALKKEDDAASAERLTNVEAEIAELREQSDALKGSWEVEKGLIAGVREAKERREALTADYERAERAGDLERAAELRYGKLVELENEIADKQKELETLQAQGSVLSEEVTSEEVAEIVSKWTGVPVSKMLEGEQEKLLSMETRLGDRVIGQQEALGAVSNAVRRARAGLQDPNRPIGSFLFLGPTGVGKTETARALAEFLFDDEQAMVRIDMSEFMEKHAVSRLVGAPPGYVGYDQGGALTEAVRRRPYSVVLFDEIEKAHPDVFNVFLQILDDGRLTDGQGRTVDFTNTVLIMTSNLGSEHIVSLGVDDEAEMRSRVMDALRGHFKPEFLNRIDDVVIYHALREDQIGAILDIQLGQLVSRLEDRRLALELSEAAREFLARRGYDPQYGARPLKRLIQREVQDPLAMRILEGEFVEGTTVHADLDEGGEKLVFTAQAPATGAAE, from the coding sequence ATGCGCTTCGACAAGCTGACGATCAAGAGCCAGGAGGCGCTTCAAGAGGCGCAGAGCCAGTGCGGCGCACGAGGGCACCAGACTCTCGAGCCCACGCATCTGTTGGTCGCGCTTCTCGCGCAGCCCGAAGGCAGCACGATCCCGGTCCTGCAGAAGCTCGGAGTTTCTCTCGACGCGGTTGCCGCCGAGGCGGAGCGAACGCTCGAGCAGCAGCCGAAGGTGACCGGTGGGGCCCAGCCCCAGATGGGGCCGGCGGCCTCGCGCATCCTCCAGGCGGCGTTCGACGAAGCGGACGCGATGCAGGACGAGTACGTCTCGACCGAGCACCTGCTCCTCGCGATGGCGAAGGATGAGCAGGACGCCGTCGGGCGGACCCTGCGCGGCGCGGGGGCGACGGGAGACGGGATCCTCCAGGCGCTCCAGTCGATTCGCGGCGGTGCGAAGATCACCGACCCCGATCCCGAGTCGAAGTATCAGTCCCTCGAGAAGTTCGGTACGGATCTGACCGACCAGGCGCGCACCGGCAAGCTCGACCCCGTGATCGGGCGCGACGAAGAGATCCGTCGCGTCGTCCAGGTGCTCTCGCGACGCAGCAAGAACAACCCGGTCCTGATCGGCGAGCCCGGCGTGGGCAAGACCGCGATCGCCGAGGGGCTCGCGCTCCGTGTGATCGCCGGCGACGTACCCGAGACGCTCAAGGACCGCCGCGTCGTCTCTCTCGACATCGGCTCCCTGATCGCAGGCGCCAAGTACCGGGGCGAGTTCGAGGACCGCCTGAAGGCCGTCCTGCGCGAGGTCGAAGAGGCCGCCGGCCAGGTGATCCTCTTCATCGACGAGCTCCACACGATCGTGGGCGCCGGCAACGCCGAGGGCTCCGCCGACGCGGCGAACATGCTGAAGCCGGCGCTGGCCCGGGGCGAGCTGCGCTGCATCGGCGCCACGACCCTCGACGAGTATCGGAAGTACGTCGAAGGAGACGCTGCGCTGGCCCGCCGATTCCAGCCGGTCTTCGTGGGTGAGCCTTCCGTCGAGGACACCATCTCGATCCTGCGCGGCCTGAAGGAGCGCTACGAGGTCCATCACGGCGTCCGGATCCAGGATGCGGCCCTCGTCGCGGCCTCGACGCTGTCCCACCGCTACATCACCGACCGCTTCCTGCCGGACAAGGCGATCGACCTCGTCGACGAGGCGGCGAGCCGCGTGCGCGTCCAGGTCGACTCGATGCCCGAGGAGCTCGACCAGCTCGAGCGCAAGCGGACCCAGCTCGAGATCGAGCGCGAAGCGCTCAAGAAGGAAGACGACGCCGCGAGCGCCGAGCGCCTGACGAACGTCGAAGCGGAGATCGCGGAGCTGCGCGAGCAGTCCGACGCGCTCAAGGGCAGCTGGGAGGTCGAGAAGGGCCTGATCGCCGGCGTCCGCGAGGCGAAGGAACGGCGCGAAGCGCTGACCGCCGACTACGAGCGCGCCGAGCGCGCCGGCGACCTCGAGCGCGCCGCCGAGCTCCGCTACGGCAAGCTCGTCGAGCTCGAGAACGAGATCGCCGACAAGCAGAAGGAGCTCGAGACGCTCCAGGCGCAGGGCAGCGTTCTCTCCGAGGAGGTCACGAGCGAGGAGGTCGCCGAGATCGTCTCGAAGTGGACCGGTGTTCCGGTCTCGAAGATGCTCGAAGGCGAGCAGGAGAAGCTGCTCTCGATGGAGACGCGCCTCGGCGATCGCGTGATCGGCCAGCAGGAGGCCCTCGGCGCGGTCTCGAACGCGGTCCGTCGGGCCCGAGCGGGACTGCAGGACCCGAACCGGCCGATCGGCTCGTTCCTGTTCCTGGGCCCGACCGGGGTCGGCAAGACCGAGACCGCCCGGGCGCTCGCCGAGTTCCTCTTCGACGACGAGCAGGCGATGGTGCGCATCGACATGAGCGAGTTCATGGAGAAGCACGCCGTGTCCCGCCTGGTCGGGGCGCCTCCCGGCTACGTCGGCTACGACCAGGGCGGAGCGCTGACCGAGGCCGTCCGTCGACGGCCCTACAGCGTGGTGCTCTTCGACGAGATCGAGAAGGCCCACCCCGACGTGTTCAACGTCTTCCTCCAGATCCTCGACGACGGTCGGCTCACCGACGGTCAGGGACGGACGGTCGACTTCACGAACACGGTCCTGATCATGACCTCGAACCTCGGCAGCGAGCACATCGTGTCTCTCGGCGTCGACGACGAGGCCGAGATGCGGAGCCGGGTGATGGACGCGCTGCGCGGCCACTTCAAGCCGGAGTTCCTGAACCGGATCGACGACGTCGTGATCTACCACGCGCTCCGCGAGGACCAGATCGGCGCGATCCTCGACATCCAGCTCGGCCAGCTCGTGTCGCGGCTCGAGGATCGGCGGCTGGCCCTCGAACTCTCGGAGGCGGCCCGCGAGTTCCTCGCCCGACGCGGCTACGACCCGCAGTACGGGGCGCGACCGCTCAAGCGCTTGATCCAGCGCGAGGTCCAGGATCCGCTCGCGATGCGGATCCTCGAAGGGGAGTTCGTGGAAGGCACGACCGTCCACGCGGACCTCGACGAGGGCGGCGAGAAGCTCGTCTTCACGGCTCAGGCGCCGGCGACCGGGGCAGCCGAGTAG
- the pstC gene encoding phosphate ABC transporter permease subunit PstC translates to MTGLLWLVLPVLALVGWSLGRSRALALAGGASEGGGRIELHSLPGHYGQFVLLWAALPPFAVLLLWALCGGVLVDGYVGAQVEASGLLEGARTADQVLVELRSGLATLEGDDASPVHVHGAQALARIEGTLDLALFGAFAVAAAGGLLFARQRITVALRARNHVERALHFFLLLCSIVAILTTVGIVVSLFFEALRFFQLVSPLEFFFSTEWSPQTALRADQVGSSGAFGAVPVFAGTLLITAIAMAIAGPIGLMAAIHLAFYATESARAWIKPLLEVIAGIPTVVWGSFAALTLGPQVRALGDALGLEVASESALAAGVTMGVMIIPFVSSLSDDALNAVPRSLREGSLAMGATESETIRRVMVPAALPGIVGAFLLAVSRAIGETMIVVMAAGLAANMTANPFAAVTTVTVQIVTLLTGDQEFDSAKTLAAFALGLTLFFVTLALNLVALRVVRQFREEYE, encoded by the coding sequence GTGACCGGTCTGCTCTGGCTCGTGCTGCCCGTTCTCGCCCTGGTCGGCTGGAGTCTCGGGCGGTCCCGCGCGCTCGCGCTCGCGGGTGGGGCGTCCGAAGGGGGCGGCCGGATCGAGCTTCATTCGCTTCCCGGTCACTACGGCCAGTTCGTCCTGCTCTGGGCCGCCCTGCCGCCATTCGCCGTCCTGCTCCTGTGGGCTCTGTGCGGGGGGGTGCTCGTCGACGGTTATGTCGGCGCGCAGGTCGAGGCGAGCGGACTCCTCGAGGGCGCCCGGACGGCGGACCAGGTCCTGGTCGAGCTGCGATCGGGCCTGGCGACCCTGGAAGGGGACGACGCGAGCCCGGTCCACGTCCATGGGGCCCAGGCCCTCGCCCGGATCGAGGGGACCCTCGACCTGGCGCTGTTCGGCGCATTCGCCGTCGCGGCGGCCGGCGGTCTCCTCTTCGCGCGGCAGCGGATCACCGTCGCGCTCCGAGCCCGGAACCACGTCGAGCGGGCGCTCCACTTCTTCCTCCTGCTCTGCTCGATCGTCGCGATCCTCACCACCGTCGGCATCGTCGTCTCCCTCTTCTTCGAGGCGCTCCGCTTCTTCCAGCTCGTGAGTCCCCTCGAGTTCTTCTTCAGCACCGAGTGGAGCCCGCAGACCGCGCTTCGCGCGGACCAGGTCGGGTCCTCCGGCGCCTTCGGCGCGGTGCCGGTCTTCGCCGGCACGCTCCTGATCACCGCGATCGCCATGGCGATCGCCGGTCCGATCGGCCTGATGGCAGCGATCCATCTCGCCTTCTACGCGACCGAGTCCGCGCGTGCGTGGATCAAGCCCCTGCTCGAGGTGATCGCGGGGATTCCCACCGTCGTCTGGGGGAGCTTCGCGGCCCTGACCCTCGGCCCGCAGGTGCGCGCCCTCGGTGATGCGCTGGGGCTCGAGGTCGCGTCGGAGAGCGCCCTCGCGGCTGGCGTCACGATGGGCGTGATGATCATTCCCTTCGTGTCCTCGCTCTCGGACGACGCACTGAACGCCGTCCCGCGGTCGCTGCGCGAAGGCTCCCTCGCGATGGGGGCGACGGAGTCCGAGACGATTCGCAGGGTGATGGTCCCGGCGGCGCTGCCCGGGATCGTGGGGGCGTTCCTCCTGGCGGTATCCCGCGCGATCGGCGAGACGATGATCGTGGTGATGGCCGCGGGTCTCGCGGCGAACATGACCGCGAATCCCTTCGCGGCGGTGACCACGGTGACGGTGCAGATCGTCACGCTCCTGACCGGGGACCAGGAGTTCGACTCGGCGAAGACCCTCGCCGCGTTCGCCCTGGGCCTCACACTCTTCTTCGTGACGCTCGCGCTGAACCTCGTCGCGCTCCGCGTCGTTCGTCAGTTCCGGGAGGAATATGAGTAG
- a CDS encoding Dabb family protein, with product MIRHIAMFTLKDDAPEGAVEHLEEGLFLLAQTIDEISAYTYGPDLGLREGTWDFAVVADFETADDFRTYAEHPDHVAFIKERLTPVLKDRASLQFEL from the coding sequence ATGATCCGACACATCGCCATGTTCACGCTGAAGGACGACGCGCCCGAGGGCGCCGTCGAGCACCTCGAGGAGGGGCTCTTCCTGCTCGCCCAGACGATCGACGAGATCTCGGCCTACACCTACGGCCCGGATCTGGGTCTCCGGGAGGGCACCTGGGATTTTGCCGTCGTCGCGGACTTCGAGACCGCCGACGACTTCCGCACCTACGCGGAACACCCCGATCACGTCGCCTTCATCAAGGAGCGGCTGACGCCGGTCCTGAAGGACCGCGCTTCGCTGCAGTTCGAGCTCTAG
- a CDS encoding response regulator transcription factor, whose translation MSQRILVVDDEPDILELTRFALSQDGFDVDTAATGDEALEQLRRRRPDLVVLDLMLPDRPGTEVCRSMRGTPELADVPVIMLTARSDEVDRIVGFELGADDYVTKPFSPRELCLRVKAILRRGRPSDAIPEQLSLHDLTLDVERHLCTWKGEEVALTAKEFLLLTALMRRPGRVLTRERLLEEVWGEGIAVTHRTVDTHMKRLREKLGTAGDLIDTVRGVGYRFQE comes from the coding sequence ATGTCGCAGCGCATTCTCGTCGTCGACGACGAGCCCGACATCCTCGAGCTCACGCGATTCGCCCTCAGCCAGGACGGCTTCGATGTCGACACCGCCGCCACCGGAGACGAAGCCCTCGAGCAGCTCCGCCGGCGCCGACCCGATCTCGTCGTCCTCGACCTGATGCTCCCGGACCGACCCGGTACGGAAGTCTGCCGATCGATGCGCGGAACACCGGAGCTCGCCGACGTTCCCGTGATCATGCTGACGGCGCGCTCGGACGAAGTCGACCGGATCGTGGGCTTCGAGCTGGGCGCCGACGACTACGTCACCAAGCCCTTCTCGCCGCGCGAGCTCTGCCTGCGCGTGAAGGCGATCCTCCGCCGCGGCCGCCCCAGCGACGCGATCCCGGAACAGCTCAGCCTCCACGACCTGACCCTCGACGTCGAACGCCACCTCTGTACCTGGAAGGGCGAGGAAGTCGCGCTGACGGCCAAGGAGTTCCTGCTCCTGACGGCGCTCATGCGCCGCCCCGGTCGCGTCCTGACCCGGGAAAGGCTCCTCGAGGAGGTCTGGGGAGAAGGCATCGCCGTGACCCATCGGACGGTCGACACCCACATGAAGCGCCTGCGAGAGAAGCTCGGCACCGCCGGAGACCTGATCGACACCGTGCGCGGGGTCGGCTACCGCTTCCAGGAGTGA
- the pstB gene encoding phosphate ABC transporter ATP-binding protein PstB, which yields METRDLDVFYGDKQALQSVSLEIGANEVTALIGPSGCGKSTYLRCLNRMNDVVPGCRVDGAVTLDGEDIYDPDLDVVKLRARVGMVFQKPNPFPKSIYENVAYGPRIHGVAQTKTELDDLVRQSLSKAGLLEEVENRLEEPGTSLSGGQQQRLCIARAIAVSPEVILMDEPCSALDPIATARVEELIDELREQFTIVIVTHSMQQAARVSQRTAFFHLGVLIEEGDTEKIFTNPAEQRTQDYITGRFG from the coding sequence ATGGAGACGCGGGACCTCGACGTCTTCTACGGGGACAAGCAGGCGCTCCAGAGCGTGAGCCTCGAGATCGGCGCGAACGAGGTGACGGCCTTGATCGGTCCGTCCGGCTGTGGGAAGTCGACCTATCTCCGCTGTCTGAACCGGATGAACGACGTGGTACCGGGATGCCGCGTCGACGGGGCGGTGACCCTCGACGGCGAGGACATCTACGACCCGGACCTCGACGTGGTGAAGCTCCGGGCGCGGGTCGGCATGGTGTTCCAGAAGCCGAATCCGTTTCCGAAATCGATCTACGAGAACGTGGCCTACGGGCCGCGCATCCACGGCGTCGCACAGACCAAGACCGAGCTCGACGATCTCGTCCGCCAGAGTCTCTCGAAGGCGGGACTCCTCGAAGAAGTCGAGAACCGCCTCGAGGAGCCGGGGACGAGTCTCTCCGGGGGTCAGCAGCAGCGACTCTGCATCGCCCGTGCGATCGCCGTCAGCCCGGAAGTGATCCTGATGGACGAGCCGTGTTCGGCCCTCGACCCGATCGCGACCGCGCGCGTCGAGGAGCTGATCGACGAGCTGCGCGAGCAGTTCACGATCGTGATCGTCACCCACTCGATGCAGCAGGCCGCGCGCGTGTCCCAGCGAACGGCGTTCTTCCACCTCGGCGTGCTGATCGAAGAGGGCGACACCGAGAAGATCTTCACGAATCCGGCCGAGCAGCGGACGCAAGACTATATCACCGGACGCTTCGGTTGA
- the pstA gene encoding phosphate ABC transporter permease PstA gives MSSPAPNDERARAVQARIRRRYRSERIFQACGVGAIGFALIALLALLVSITYQSSNALTQTYVRLDVELDASTVDPRGDGSPESLAAGSYSRPLRNALRARFPDVSGRKTRRQLNALMSDGAEYQLRDAVAADPGLVGKTASFVLPMSDDVDLFLKGDIRRDVPESDRKLSDRQIEWVDALVADGRVSHEWNTGFLTSGDSREPELAGMQGAIRGSLLTLLVTLLLSFPVGVAAAVYLEEFAPRNRFTDVVEVNINNLAAVPSIIFGLLGLAVFLNVFGMPRGAPIVGGIVLALMTLPTIIIAGRAALLAVPPSIREAALGVGASPTQAVLHHVLPQALPGILTGTIIGMARALGETAPLLMIGMVAFIADLPSGPSDPSTVLPVQIFLWNDAPERAFVARTSLGIVVLLGFLVTMNAAAVWVRSRFETRY, from the coding sequence ATGAGTAGCCCGGCACCCAACGACGAACGCGCGCGGGCCGTCCAGGCCCGGATCCGGCGGCGCTACCGGTCGGAACGGATCTTCCAGGCCTGCGGCGTCGGGGCGATCGGCTTCGCCCTGATCGCGCTCCTGGCTCTGCTCGTCTCGATCACCTACCAGTCCTCGAACGCGCTCACGCAGACCTACGTCCGCCTCGATGTGGAGCTCGACGCATCGACCGTCGATCCGCGTGGGGACGGCTCGCCCGAGAGCCTCGCGGCCGGCAGCTACAGTCGGCCCCTGCGCAACGCGCTGCGAGCGCGATTCCCGGACGTCTCCGGACGGAAGACGCGGCGGCAGCTGAACGCCCTGATGAGCGACGGGGCGGAGTACCAGCTGCGGGACGCGGTGGCCGCGGATCCGGGGCTCGTCGGGAAGACGGCTTCGTTCGTGCTGCCGATGTCCGACGACGTCGACCTCTTCCTGAAGGGTGATATCCGGCGGGACGTCCCGGAATCCGATCGCAAGCTGAGCGATCGCCAGATCGAGTGGGTCGATGCCCTGGTGGCCGACGGTCGCGTGAGCCACGAATGGAATACGGGCTTCCTGACGTCGGGTGACAGCCGCGAGCCCGAACTCGCGGGCATGCAGGGTGCGATCCGAGGATCGCTCCTCACGCTCCTCGTGACGCTGCTGCTGAGCTTCCCGGTGGGCGTCGCGGCGGCCGTCTACCTGGAAGAGTTCGCGCCCCGCAATCGCTTCACCGACGTCGTCGAGGTCAACATCAACAACCTCGCCGCGGTGCCCTCGATCATCTTCGGTCTCCTCGGACTCGCCGTCTTCCTGAACGTGTTCGGCATGCCGCGAGGTGCGCCGATCGTGGGCGGAATCGTCCTCGCGCTGATGACCCTCCCGACGATCATCATCGCGGGCCGCGCCGCGCTCCTCGCCGTTCCCCCTTCGATTAGAGAGGCCGCCCTCGGCGTCGGGGCCAGCCCGACCCAGGCCGTTCTCCACCACGTGCTGCCCCAGGCCCTCCCGGGCATCCTGACCGGGACCATCATCGGCATGGCCCGCGCTCTCGGAGAGACGGCGCCGCTCCTGATGATCGGGATGGTCGCCTTCATCGCCGACCTGCCGAGCGGGCCCTCCGACCCGTCGACCGTCCTGCCCGTCCAGATCTTCCTCTGGAACGACGCGCCCGAGCGGGCTTTCGTCGCCCGCACCTCCCTCGGTATCGTGGTGCTGCTGGGCTTCCTGGTCACCATGAACGCCGCAGCAGTCTGGGTTCGCAGCCGATTCGAGACGAGGTACTGA